A window of the Radiobacillus deserti genome harbors these coding sequences:
- a CDS encoding CBO0543 family protein, which produces MTQFEYIQKNFELHEQIVKSEEQKVSLWVENVLFTTHWWIGLCLTILPWVLWVLFSNKDSRNRLLYSAFIVLIISSFLDFLGVKFGLWLYNYEVFPWIPAYIPWDSTLIPVIIIWLIEYKPHFSPLLKAFIFAFLSSFVGGAIFELFGFYEKLNWKSYYSFPIYFLIFLVGYWSSRRDKYEPYW; this is translated from the coding sequence ATGACTCAATTTGAATACATACAGAAGAATTTTGAATTACATGAACAAATCGTAAAATCAGAAGAACAAAAAGTCTCTCTTTGGGTGGAAAATGTTTTGTTTACTACACATTGGTGGATAGGTTTATGCTTAACCATATTACCCTGGGTTCTATGGGTTCTATTTAGTAATAAAGACAGCAGAAATAGACTTTTATATTCAGCATTTATTGTATTAATAATCTCTTCTTTTTTAGATTTTTTAGGTGTCAAATTCGGTCTATGGCTATATAATTATGAAGTTTTTCCATGGATACCAGCCTACATTCCATGGGATTCGACACTAATTCCTGTCATTATTATCTGGCTGATTGAGTATAAGCCGCACTTTTCCCCTTTACTCAAGGCGTTCATATTCGCATTCTTATCATCCTTTGTTGGTGGAGCTATTTTTGAATTATTTGGTTTTTATGAAAAACTAAATTGGAAATCTTATTACTCATTTCCGATTTACTTTCTCATTTTCTTGGTTGGGTATTGGTCAAGCAGACGGGATAAATACGAACCTTATTGGTGA